The following proteins are co-located in the Mycosarcoma maydis chromosome 11, whole genome shotgun sequence genome:
- a CDS encoding nuclear pore membrane protein has product MNHDRKPAAASQPAPAPLQPPSVTIQPLISFSTIDAPSQRFYAVSTAVLIQACKYSTIVRGWIASPSSISASSIALHANPTTVSLSTALFLNFALLFVLSRLGIPLLDPRLASYQPPSSVPTPQAKSAVLQPPKKVGLTYAHYLALFVALSFTDATLLGSASTNPLILMLKGLLSLFQLAAATLGLSLPTAGLLPDALSRQLAINEGHVRVRDLIQPKSHILGQHTIHILPHSTAKLLPSSACYCVGPQTPQVTVPVLFSNAHPDLLQYSITDFATGHSSYFNVSIDHLIPFGATSSDDNADELNVINAAARSHSSKQTSRQSNLLDGEDALDDPTSLLKGLSYADRARIRAERRAKSLSKRSASLDTPKTKHTPSNRNNQQLLWHLPLTQPGRIRLERVLDKSRNDARISTSEVLVVQCPSTRLIPAVSTPVGTTHPLQTQHKCPGDRADFAAQVSGVAPLELEYRRIFDPLPFAGSSGRPKDHSRQDTKRKISRISPSHHTSPLLLPEAEALLSPAERLALARERTRAASRRDVAGHEDFSWAVSVDVDMPLSSIELEQSGNYTYLLESVTDACGNRVAVKSNRDTPLSLTHKARKKTNRDIASASTYQQSVIAHTRRSVAFDSRQCRPGHPLPLLRNVNGLDLTLESSIDAEQSGDWDVKVSFQPDNTAAGKGLWARQAAKPSVMQLTLPANSSRTPFTIEKPGTYRIDDIAGPFCAGEVGSSWTCEVVDVPPPTAQINFSSIEDRCAGPVGVKAMSVLTGIPPFQLEYEVTKQGRHPERKIRTIFDQTRDELDFRPDVDGAVTYKFVKLHDSNYRGIPLDGPSFTQVFHPLSTAEFTAPIRMHDDRAVMQSCSGKQAEADVRFSGAGPWDLTYAVRAGDSVETKVVQGITQSPHKLKIDIPKSVAASGGLVTVSLVKIRDARGCEKSLATRDLNVEVRRVQPSVGFLPTKAEKSRHLEVLAGKASRLPVRLSGQGPWHVDYSWKADESADEVDLSASLKSVDAELLAEHPGLYTIKHIRDRYCPGIVLQGQDEFRVTVRPQPHVQFASDAGVPARNGSLVRAPVCRGQPDSVDIVMTGQFPLDVEYDHIAPSWSASNEPEAAAPLASAAHEVALHGKRRKTAFTSALSTTNLELSTALPGWHTYIIDSVGDAVYAPSRLQGFSMESPRRLEQMVLALPGASFVGVSSKNRRPSLCVGDGLDRLSSSPLTLKLQGKAPFTVMFEVAPVSSTYGEDTYKFTRSGIQSHEYKLDLKTDEFAFSSKGFWTIRVVEVTDANQCQAAKMAESKRAGQDDKSVLIEVAETADIASVSTRQDYCIGEKVEFLLQGSPPWTVSYDFNGESAQAAVTSAEFSRIAERRGVLEIKSVAHQQNQCRRDINARISHDMVKTIHDLPSVRISEGTHFVEDLREGNQAEIILHLQGVPPFSFTYQRSEPVDTHARPKVLETNTVSGILQDKYSIWAAVEGTWSVTWLQDRWCQVSLDYQSGAATPLGKSRLAIQNDAHSA; this is encoded by the coding sequence ATGAATCACGACCGCAAACCCGCCGCTGCGTCGCAGCCAGCCCCCGCACCGCTGCAACCACCATCCGTGACCATCCAGCCCTTAAtctccttctccaccatcgATGCGCCATCTCAACGCTTCTACGCCGTCAGCACCGCAGTCTTGATCCAGGCGTGCAAGTACTCGACTATCGTTCGCGGCTGGATTGCATCTCCTTCCTCaatctcggcatcctcaATAGCTTTGCACGCCAATCCCACCACTGTCTCTCTTTCTACAGCACTCTTCCTCAACTTTGCCCTTCTCTTTGTCCTCTCGCGTCTCGGTATTCCCTTGCTGGACCCGCGACTGGCTTCCTACCAACCTCCCTCATCTGTCCCAACGCCACAAGCAAAATCAGCAGTGCTCCAGCCGCCAAAGAAAGTCGGTCTCACCTACGCCCACTATCTCGCTCTCTTTGTCGCTCTCTCTTTCACAGACGCCACGCTACTGGGATCCGCGTCCACAAATCCGCTCATCTTGATGCTCAAGGGCCTCTTGAGTCTGTTCCAGCTCGCCGCCGCTACCCTTGGCCTCAGCCTTCCCACCGCTGGTCTCTTGCCCGACGCGCTCAGTCGCCAACTCGCCATCAATGAGGGTCACGTCCGCGTCCGCGACCTCATCCAGCCCAAAAGCCACATTCTTGGCCAACACACCATCCACATTCTACCCCATAGCACCGCAAAACTCTTGCCCTCCAGCGCATGCTACTGCGTCGGTCCACAAACGCCTCAGGTCACCGTCCCAGTTCTTTTCAGTAACGCACACCCTGATCTGCTCCAGTACTCGATCACCGACTTTGCCACCGGCCACTCCAGCTATTTTAACGTCAGCATCGATCATCTCATCCCCTTCGGAGCTACCAGTAGCGATGACAATGCCGATGAGCTGAACGTCAtcaatgctgctgcaagatCCCACTCATCCAAACAGACAAGTCGTCAAAGCAATCTACTTGACGGAGAAGATGCTCTTGATGATCCCACCTCACTACTCAAAGGTCTTTCGTACGCAGACAGGGCGCGAATCCGCGCAGAGCGTCGCGCCAAATCCCTCAGCAAGCGTTCTGCCTCTCTCGACACGCCAAAGACTAAGCACACCCCATCTAATCGAAACAACCAACAGCTACTCTGGCACTTGCCCCTCACACAACCTGGTCGTATCCGTCTCGAGCGTGTTCTGGATAAATCTCGCAATGACGCTCGTATCTCTACTTCAGAAGTCCTCGTCGTACAGTGCCCATCCACCAGGCTCATTCCGGCGGTATCTACGCCCGTCGGCACCACGCATCCGCTCCAGACACAGCACAAGTGTCCCGGCGATCGAGCCGACTTTGCGGCGCAGGTTAGTGGTGTTGCCCccctcgagctcgaatATCGTCGTATCTTTGACCCTCTCCCGTTCGCCGGTTCGTCTGGCCGTCCAAAGGATCACTCCCGCCAGGAcaccaagcgcaagatCTCACGCATTTCTCCATCTCATCACACCTCGCCCCTTCTTCTACctgaagcagaagcgctcCTCTCGCCTGCTGAACGGCTCGCTCTTGCACGCGAGCGCACgcgagcagcatctcgtcgcGACGTCGCAGGCCACGAGGACTTCTCCTGGGCTGTCTCAGTCGACGTGGACATGCCGCTCAGCAGCATTGAACTTGAGCAATCCGGCAATTACACATATCTTCTCGAAAGCGTTACGGATGCCTGCGGCAACCGTGTTGCTGTCAAATCCAATCGTGATACGCCTCTCTCGCTCACCCACAAGGCACGCAAAAAAACCAATCGCGACATCGCGTCTGCTTCCACTTACCAGCAGAGCGTCATTGCCCATACTCGTCGCAGTGTCGCCTTCGATTCTAGACAATGTCGACCGGGGCACCCTCTTCCGCTTTTGCGAAACGTCAACGGCTTGGACTTGACTCTTGAGtccagcatcgacgccgaACAGAGCGGTGACTGGGACGTCAAAGTTTCCTTCCAACCAGACAATACCGCTGCTGGTAAAGGCCTCTGGGCGCGCCAAGCCGCCAAGCCATCCGTAATGCAGCTCACTCTGCCCGCTAACAGCTCTCGCACTCCATTTACTATCGAAAAGCCAGGAACGTACCGAATTGACGACATCGCCGGACCTTTCTGCGCTGGAGAGGTCGGCTCCTCTTGGACGTGCGAGGTGGTCGACGTACCACCTCCCACCGCGCAGATCAacttcagcagcatcgaggaTCGCTGCGCGGGCCCAGTAGGCGTCAAAGCCATGTCGGTGCTCACTGGCATCCCACCTTTCCAACTCGAGTATGAAGTGACCAAGCAGGGTCGTCATCCTGAGCGCAAGATCCGCACCATCTTTGATCAGACCcgtgacgagctcgacttcCGGCCCGATGTCGATGGTGCGGTTACGTACAAATTCGTCAAGCTCCACGACAGCAATTATCGCGGCATTCCGCTGGACGGACCGTCTTTCACCCAGGTCTTCCACCCGCTCTCGACTGCCGAATTCACCGCGCCCATCCGCATGCACGATGACCGAGCAGTGATGCAGAGCTGCAGTGGCAAGCAGGCCGAAGCTGATGTCCGATTCAGCGGTGCAGGACCTTGGGACCTCACGTACGCCGTTCGAGCAGGCGACAGCGTCGAGACCAAAGTGGTTCAAGGCATCACGCAGTCGCcgcacaagctcaagatcgacatTCCCAAGTCTGTCGCCGCATCTGGCGGTCTGGTCACTGTCAGCCTGGTCAAGATTCGCGATGCGCGGGGCTGTGAAAAGTCGCTCGCTACACGCGATCTCAACGTCGAGGTTCGACGCGTACAGCCGAGCGTTGGATTCTTGCCGACCAAGGCGGAAAAGAGTCGTCATCTTGAAGTTCTGGCAGGAAAGGCATCTCGTCTTCCGGTCCGCCTCAGTGGTCAAGGTCCATGGCATGTCGACTACTCTTGGAAGGCCGACGAGTCTGCCGACGAGGTTGATCTCAGCGCCTCGCTGAAGAGTGTGGATGCAGAGCTGCTGGCCGAGCATCCCGGTCTGTACACGATCAAGCACATCCGCGACAGGTACTGCCCCGGTATCGTGCTCCAAGGTCAAGACGAGTTCCGCGTTACTGTCCGACCGCAGCCGCACGTCCAGTTTGCAAGCGATGCCGGCGTGCCCGCACGCAACGGTAGCCTGGTTCGTGCTCCTGTCTGCCGCGGCCAGCCTGACTCGGTGGATATTGTCATGACGGGCCAATTCCCGCTGGATGTCGAGTACGATCATATCGCGCCGTCTTGGAGCGCCAGCAATGAGCCCGAGGCTGCAGCCCCGCTCGCATCGGCTGCGCACGAAGTGGCTCTGCACGGCAAACGTCGCAAGACCGCTTTCACCTCGGCGCTGAGCACAACCAACCTGGAGCTCTCGACGGCTCTGCCCGGCTGGCATACGTACATCATTGATTCGGTTGGCGACGCGGTCTATGCTCCGTCGCGCTTGCAGGGATTCAGCATGGAATCGCCGAGACGGCTTGAGCAGATGGTATTGGCGCTTCCGGGTGCGTCGTTCGTCGGGGTATCTTCCAAGAATCGCCGGCCTTCACTGTGTGTCGGCGATGGCCTCGATCgactcagcagcagcccgttgacgctcaagctgcaagGTAAGGCTCCCTTCACTGTGATGTTCGAGGTAGCCCCGGTCTCGAGTACTTACGGAGAGGACACGTACAAGTTCACTCGTAGCGGCATTCAATCGCACGAGTACAAGCTGGACCTCAAGACGGACGAATTTGCgttcagcagcaaaggctTCTGGACGATCCGTGTGGTCGAGGTCACCGATGCCAACCAGTGCCAGGCTGCTAAGATGGCGGAAAGCAAGCGTGCAGGACAGGACGACAAGAGTGTGCTAATTGAAGTTGCTGAGACGGCCGACAtcgcctcggtctcgacgcGCCAAGACTATTGCATCGGCGAAAAGGTGGAATTTTTGCTTCAAGGAAGCCCACCTTGGACTGTATCGTACGATTTCAACGGCGAATCGGCGCAGGCAGCGGTGACTAGTGCCGAGTTCTCTCGTATTGCTGAACGACGGGGTGTATTGGAGATCAAGAGTGTAGCGCACCAGCAGAACCAGTGTCGACGCGATATCAACGCGCGCATCTCGCACGACATGGTCAagacgattcacgacttgcCCAGCGTGCGCATCTCGGAGGGCACACACTTTGTCGAAGATCTGCGTGAGGGCAACCAAGCCGAGATCATCTTGCACTTGCAAGGTGTACCGCCGTTCAGCTTTACCTATCAGAGAAGCGAGCCGGTGGACACGCATGCTCGGCCGAAAGTGTTGGAGACCAACACGGTGAGTGGCATCTTGCAAGACAAGTACAGCATCTGGGCCGCGGTCGAGGGCACTTGGAGTGTCACCTGGTTGCAGGATCGGTGGTGCCAGGTGTCGTTGGATTATCAGAGTGGCGCTGCGACACCGTTGGGTAAGTCCAGATTGGCGATTCAGAACGACGCGCATTCGGCGTGA
- a CDS encoding U4/U6-U5 snRNP complex subunit PRP3 (related to PRP3 - essential splicing factor) translates to MPPKRPIRNVFGNDDDDGFGADAPNGTPPKKPRADASRTTMERLGGPPSTTPGPASRNAVGGSGENTIQAQVAAAKARAHALMSAMQNKRSTSSLTAASSSRPASVPVATSWSSSRSAPVGSAAAGPSTSISAAPETSTTTRPSAAVNIQAQLEAARAKVQAQIAALNKKPRLPAETSTSRPSSSLPPTNSNVGAPPTSSLASASKAPTGIHPLLLSNHLPYQPKESTSTSSAVSTSYVKGKSSVASDFNPYLQASRELAAESSSEKPKHRSMHKGFQFHKPGRHVREAEELRREQQMEQVRKRIEESAHNARLKQEGSNETRLLKPAPPEIEWWDSKLVCQPCYDDVPDVGSQTIESMLEAASEGNGAILLFGDKSPIDHYVQHPIPLRAPWDHIAVRPRALMLTKREQRKLRRQRRAAEQQDKRDRIKMGLLPPEPPKVKLSNLMRVLTSEAVSDPTKIEARVRREIAARKDAHERQNAERKLTPEQRRDKQQRSKQIDETKGIYCHVYKVKHLISPRHKFKLRRNALDHALTGVVIFHPTMALIVVEGSGKALKQYKRLMTVRIDWTDPADPTAPESADKQDPDLATATASAPVAFKHLTTSQENVDWSTNTCQLIFEGPIRQRYWSAFRAHAAPTDQAARDALGDAMQGYWDLATRADQSLVDPF, encoded by the coding sequence ATGCCGCCCAAGCGTCCGATCCGCAATGTGTTtggcaacgacgacgacgatggtTTCGGGGCCGACGCGCCGAATGGCACACCGCCAAAGAAGCCTCGTGCGGATGCTTCGCGGACTACCATGGAGCGTCTAGGCGGTCCTCCGTCGACTACGCCAGGGCCAGCTTCGCGGAATGCAGTGGGTGGATCAGGGGAGAACACCATCCAGGCGCAGGTGGCTGCAGCCAAGGCAAGAGCACATGCATTGATGAGTGCAATGCAGAACAAACGCTCAACATCGTCTCTGACTGCGGCGAGTTCTTCCCGCCCTGCTTCTGTGCCAGTAGCCACGTCGTGGTCATCATCCAGATCTGCCCCAGTAGGCAGTGCTGCGGCTGGtccatccacctcgatATCGGCAGCTCCTGAGACAAGCACGACGACAAGACCTTCCGCTGCTGTAAATATTCAagcgcagctcgaagctgcacgAGCAAAGGTGCAGGCGCAAATCGCCGCGTTGAACAAGAAACCCAGACTGCCTGCAGAAACAAGCACTTCTCGTCCAAGCTCATCGCTACCACCGACCAACTCCAACGTCGGCGCTCCACCAACGTCGTCTTTGGCGTCTGCATCGAAAGCGCCAACAGGTATCCACCCATTGCTGCTATCCAATCATCTACCGTACCAACCGAAAGAATCTACATCGACCTCGTCCGCCGTATCCACCTCGTACGTCAAGGGCAAGAGCTCGGTTGCATCAGATTTCAACCCGTACCTgcaagcaagtcgtgagctagcggccgagtcgagctcggaaaAGCCCaagcatcgatcgatgcacAAGGGGTTCCAATTCCACAAACCGGGGCGCCACGTACGCGAAGCCGAAGAGTTgcgtcgagagcagcagatggAACAAGTCAGGAAACGCATCGAGGAAAGCGCACACAACGCGCGCTTGAAACAAGAGGGATCAAACGAAACGAGATTATTGAAACCAGCTCCTCCCGAGATTGAATGGTGGGATTCCAAGCTTGTTTGCCAGCCGTGCTACGACGATGTTCCGGACGTTGGGTCGCAGACGATCGAATCGATGCTCGAGGCAGCCAGCGAGGGAAATGGGGCCATCCTGCTATTTGGAGACAAATCTCCCATCGACCACTACGTCCAGCATCCGATTCCGTTGCGTGCACCTTGGGACCATATCGCTGTTCGACCACGTGCGTTGATGCTGACCAAACGTGAACAGCGCAAACTGCGACGTCAACGGCGGGCAGCCGAACAACAGGACAAGCGCGATCGCATCAAGATGGGACTGTTGCCACCGGAGCCGCCCAAGGTGAAGCTGTCGAACCTGATGCGTGTGTTGACGTCTGAGGCGGTTTCTGATCCGACCAAGATCGAAGCGCGCGTCCGACGCGAGATCGCCGCCCGCAAGGACGCACACGAACGTCAAAACGCCGAGCGAAAACTCACACCAGAACAGCGACGCGacaagcagcaacgcagcaagcagatcgacgagaccaAAGGTATATACTGCCACGTGTACAAGGTGAAGCATCTCATCAGTCCGAGGCACAAGTTCAAGCTTCGAAGAAATGCCCTGGATCATGCGTTGACGGGCGTGGTGATTTTCCACCCGACCATGGCGCTCATCGTGGTCGAGGGAAGCGGCAAGGCACTCAAGCAGTATAAACGACTCATGACAGTGCGCATCGATTGGACCGATCCTGCGGATCCCACTGCACCGGAATCCGCGGACAAGCAAGATCCCGACTTggccaccgccaccgctAGCGCGCCGGTCGCGTTCAAACACCTCACCACCAGCCAAGAGAATGTCGACTGGTCCACCAACACGTGCCAACTCATCTTCGAGGGCCCCATTCGCCAACGGTACTGGTCCGCATTCCGCGCGCACGCCGCCCCGACCGATCAAGCCGCACGAGACGCTCTCGGCGATGCCATGCAGGGGTACTGGGACCTTGCCACGCGCGCTGACCAGAGTCTGGTCGATCCGTTCTAA